The Haloterrigena sp. KLK7 DNA segment CTCGGTAATGGAACAAATCACGGTCAAAGTACCGAGTGATACGAACGAATCACTCGAGGAATATGCCGAAGCCGAACACGACGGAAACCGGTCAGAGGCGATCCGTGAACTCCTTTCGCGTGGCCTCGAGTACGAAGAAATCAAAACCGAACGCGATCGCCTCGAGCGAAAGCTCACTGAGACGAACGCTCGCCAAGACGATGTATCCGAGATTGTCGAGTATGTCGAGAAACAGCGAGAGGTCGAACGCTACCGCGATCAACGCCAGCGAATGGTCGACCAAGCCGGTCTACTCACACGCATGAAATGGAAACTAACGGGTGTGCCAGTCGATGATGAGCAAGAAGCATGACGATTTACTGAGCAGAGGACAACTCATCGGCACGTGTATTCACGTTCTGACGGACTCGAGTGCGTCGTGCACGGCGTCATCGTCGGAGGCGGCCTCAAGATACCACCGACGGCGCTCGTCATCCCGATAGATATTCGAGAGCGACTGTCGCGTGATCGGCAATCCGGCCGCAACCGAACGGTATGATTCGCCGTCGTCGATCCGTTCGAGCGCGTCGCGGAGTTCAAGATACCCCGTTTCGCCAGCGTCGTGATCCGGGTCAATAATCGGCTGCAGATAACCGTCACCGTCGCGCGTGAACCCGGCAGGGACTTGACCTAACCATTTCCCCTCCCGCTGTGCACGACTCTGTCCGGCCTCTATCCGCCGAATGAGCGTCCGTCGCTCTTGCTGATAGACCATGCCGATGATGTCCGCGACGAATCGACCTTGCCCGTCCGGCGTGACCTTCTCGACGGCGCCGTCCGTTATCACGACGGTCGTTCCAGTGTCCTCGCAGGTATCGAAGAATCGCTGTAGTGTCGCACCCTTTCGAGAGAGTCGACTAATCTCCCAACACACGACGTGCGTATAGTCGCCGGAGTCAATGGCCTCGAGCAGCTGGTTGAATTGTTCGCGATCGTCACTTGCTCCTGACTGACCGAGGTCGGCGTAGCGATCGACGGTCGCGGGATCAACGTCGTGCTCGCGAAGCCATTCGTTGATACTCTCCCGTTGGTGCGCGTCTGTCTGGTCGTCTGTACTCGCTCGGATGTAGGTTGCGTAGGTCATCTTGTTTTCACCACATGGCTCCCCAGAAGGGCACTTAAAGAACAGAACTTGTTTACAGCCTGTAAGCGGACCAGTACCCGCTTACAGGGTCAGACCCTCCTACTGCTCACCGCACTCCCCCTCGGAAATGCACGTTGCACTTCTCGAGGAGCATCACCCCGATTTGCTCGAAGAGCTATGTGAGGTCGTCTGTGAGGGTGACGA contains these protein-coding regions:
- a CDS encoding ribbon-helix-helix protein, CopG family produces the protein MEQITVKVPSDTNESLEEYAEAEHDGNRSEAIRELLSRGLEYEEIKTERDRLERKLTETNARQDDVSEIVEYVEKQREVERYRDQRQRMVDQAGLLTRMKWKLTGVPVDDEQEA
- a CDS encoding recombinase family protein — protein: MTYATYIRASTDDQTDAHQRESINEWLREHDVDPATVDRYADLGQSGASDDREQFNQLLEAIDSGDYTHVVCWEISRLSRKGATLQRFFDTCEDTGTTVVITDGAVEKVTPDGQGRFVADIIGMVYQQERRTLIRRIEAGQSRAQREGKWLGQVPAGFTRDGDGYLQPIIDPDHDAGETGYLELRDALERIDDGESYRSVAAGLPITRQSLSNIYRDDERRRWYLEAASDDDAVHDALESVRT